Proteins encoded in a region of the Triticum dicoccoides isolate Atlit2015 ecotype Zavitan chromosome 3A, WEW_v2.0, whole genome shotgun sequence genome:
- the LOC119271390 gene encoding protein phosphatase 2C 56-like, with protein sequence MDIDLDDVPEQAVPMWGECPQMYLSYGTAIRNDRLPMLKDAVAIVKSFTVLSPPMGLDFFGVFDGILGSMFSKLMEERLHVAVAEEIMRDLLAKAPRDQNDVEGWWKTLIVDAFRQVDKEVLIGGGSGIDAPARVGSGALAVLVLEDYFVLANRGASRAVIYRGYEAVPLTPEHTPMPQNGGGDVASRLEQIMRRRAFRSSKFRATVAVPEPEVVAVKRKPGDKFLILATSALWDVVTPGDACAFIQRRLSMPRIIMSWDKKPTNSSGPPCAKALASELAAHAISKGTKRNVNIVLILLKNFWDLP encoded by the exons ATGGACATCGATCTCGATGATGTCCCGGAACAGGCGGTGCCGATGTGGGGAGAATGCCCGCAGATGTACCTCTCGTACGGCACCGCCATTCGCAACGACCGGCTCCCGATGCTGAAGGACGCCGTCGCCATCGTCAAGTCGTTCACGGTGCTGTCCCCGCCGATGGGACTTGATTTTTTCGGGGTCTTCGACGGGATCTTGGGCTCCATGTTCTCCAAGCTCATGGAAGAGCGGCTGCACGTCGCCGTCGCTGAGGAGATTATGCGGGACCTGCTCGCCAAGGCCCCGCGGGATCAAAACGACGTCGAGGGCTGGTGGAAGACACTCATCGTGGACGCTTTCCGCCAGGTGGACAAAGAGGTGCTCATCGGTGGCGGTAGTGGCATCGATGCTCCTGCGCGCGTCGGCTCCGGGGCTCTCGCCGTGCTGGTTCTGGAGGACTACTTCGTGCTCGCCAACCGCGGCGCTTCTAGGGCCGTGATCTACCGCGGCTATGAGGCCGTGCCGCTCACCCCCGAGCACACGCCTATG CCACAAAACGGAGGAGGTGATGTGGCCAGCAGACTTGAACAGATTATGCGTCGCCGCGCTTTTC GGAGCTCAAAGTTTAGGGCTACTGTCGCTGTCCCGGAACCTGAGGTCGTCGCAGTGAAGCGGAAGCCAGGGGACAAGTTCCTGATCCTGGCCACCAGTGCGCTCTGGGACGTCGTCACTCCAGGCGACGCGTGCGCCTTCATCCAGAGAAGATTGAGCATGCCACGGATCATCATGTCGTGGGACAAGAAGCCAACAAACAGCAGCGGCCCTCCCTGTGCGAAGGCACTTGCCAGTGAGTTGGCCGCGCACGCGATCAGCAAGGGCACCAAGCGCAACGTGAACATCGTCCTCATACTGCTCAAGAATTTCTGGGATCTTCCCTGA